One Gloeobacter morelensis MG652769 DNA window includes the following coding sequences:
- the cofG gene encoding 7,8-didemethyl-8-hydroxy-5-deazariboflavin synthase subunit CofG, which produces MRERTVTYSPSFTLVPTRECFNRCGYCNFRADRGAAWLQPAEVRALLLPLVGSGVVEILVLSGEVHPHDPRRGKWFAMIQNICAVALELGFLPHTNCGVLRFEEMGALQQLNVSLGLMLEIDSNRLLGSVHRHAPSKLPALRTEQLEWAGTLGIPFTTGLLLGIGETPAEREDTLRTIARLHHRHGHIQEVILQPHSPGGSQSWAGEPLGDAQLLGVVRLARQILPAEITIQIPPNLVGDPVPLLEAGARDLGGIGPVDVVNPDYAHPVVERLGERLAAAGWRLEPRLPVYPHLDRRVAAALQPLLGEHRARLCQAAVT; this is translated from the coding sequence ATGAGGGAGCGCACCGTCACCTACAGCCCTTCTTTTACGCTGGTGCCCACGCGCGAGTGCTTCAACCGCTGCGGCTACTGCAATTTTCGGGCCGATCGCGGGGCTGCGTGGCTGCAGCCTGCCGAGGTGCGCGCGCTGCTGCTGCCGCTGGTGGGAAGCGGTGTGGTCGAAATTCTGGTCCTCTCAGGCGAGGTGCACCCCCACGATCCGCGCCGGGGCAAATGGTTTGCGATGATTCAGAACATCTGTGCAGTGGCCTTGGAGTTAGGATTTTTGCCCCACACCAACTGCGGCGTTCTGCGCTTCGAGGAGATGGGCGCGCTCCAGCAGCTGAACGTCTCGCTGGGTCTGATGCTCGAAATCGACAGCAACAGGCTGCTGGGAAGCGTCCACCGCCACGCCCCAAGCAAGCTCCCGGCGCTGCGCACCGAGCAGCTCGAATGGGCAGGCACCTTGGGTATTCCCTTTACCACCGGTCTGCTGTTGGGAATCGGCGAGACACCCGCCGAGCGCGAGGATACGTTGCGGACCATCGCCCGGCTGCACCATCGCCACGGACACATCCAGGAGGTCATCCTGCAGCCCCACAGCCCCGGCGGCTCCCAAAGCTGGGCTGGAGAACCGCTGGGCGACGCGCAACTGCTCGGTGTGGTGCGGCTGGCCCGGCAGATTCTGCCTGCCGAGATCACAATTCAGATCCCGCCCAACCTGGTGGGTGACCCCGTACCGCTGCTGGAGGCGGGGGCGCGGGATCTGGGGGGGATTGGTCCAGTGGACGTGGTCAATCCCGACTACGCCCACCCGGTTGTGGAGCGGCTCGGCGAACGACTCGCGGCGGCGGGCTGGCGGTTGGAGCCGCGGCTTCCGGTGTATCCCCATCTCGATCGACGGGTTGCCGCGGCTTTGCAACCGCTGCTCGGCGAGCACCGCGCCCGGCTGTGTCAGGCGGCGGTGACTTGA
- a CDS encoding serine/threonine protein kinase: MPFSEGELVRERYRLCQHLGVNGGRETWLAADGLCAEAFVTLKTLYFGRQATWQDHQRLEREARTLASLDYPGIPRHRDAFWAELPEGHYYCLAQEYIAGITLAERVGSGERLGEADIVRLAAHLLETLAYLHSQAPPVIHRDIKPSNIVCTADGGYALIDFGSVQAQGGTATLTVAGTFSYMPPEQFIGRATPGSDLYALGATLLFALTGTDPADFPRRGLHLVFQSRVGVGRPLVRWLERLLEPALEERLGNAREALEALQHREALHTAGSSASAVVPLAADNPWKPFALLGGSLLFAVAVPLVTLFGAGASLILYLYLRQVLDPFPMHVHLLNALAIVAVGSLLCLWWAKSTADDAQP, translated from the coding sequence ATGCCGTTCAGCGAAGGCGAGCTGGTTCGAGAGCGCTACCGGTTGTGTCAGCACCTCGGTGTGAACGGCGGTCGCGAGACCTGGCTGGCGGCGGACGGGCTGTGCGCCGAAGCGTTCGTCACCCTCAAGACGCTTTATTTCGGCCGCCAGGCCACCTGGCAAGATCACCAGCGGCTGGAGCGCGAGGCGCGCACCCTCGCCTCGCTCGACTACCCCGGTATCCCCCGCCACCGGGACGCCTTCTGGGCGGAGCTGCCCGAAGGGCATTACTACTGCCTGGCTCAGGAGTACATCGCCGGGATCACCCTGGCCGAACGGGTCGGCTCGGGCGAGCGTTTGGGCGAAGCGGATATCGTCCGTCTGGCGGCGCATCTGCTGGAGACGCTTGCCTACTTGCACAGCCAGGCGCCCCCGGTGATTCACCGCGATATCAAACCCAGCAATATCGTCTGCACCGCCGATGGCGGCTACGCGCTCATCGACTTCGGCTCGGTTCAGGCCCAGGGCGGTACGGCCACCCTGACGGTCGCCGGAACCTTCAGCTATATGCCGCCCGAGCAATTTATCGGCCGCGCCACACCGGGATCGGACCTTTACGCCCTTGGAGCGACACTGCTTTTTGCCCTCACCGGCACCGATCCGGCGGACTTTCCACGCCGGGGCTTGCACCTTGTCTTCCAGAGCCGGGTGGGGGTGGGTCGGCCACTGGTGCGCTGGTTGGAACGCTTGCTCGAACCGGCTCTCGAGGAGCGCCTGGGTAATGCCCGCGAGGCGCTCGAAGCTCTTCAGCACCGAGAAGCTCTCCATACTGCGGGCAGTTCCGCAAGCGCGGTGGTGCCGCTTGCGGCAGACAATCCCTGGAAACCCTTTGCGCTGTTGGGGGGCAGTTTGTTGTTCGCCGTCGCTGTGCCGCTGGTGACACTTTTTGGGGCTGGGGCGAGTTTGATCTTATATCTCTACCTGAGACAGGTACTCGACCCGTTTCCAATGCATGTTCACCTGCTCAACGCCCTGGCGATCGTCGCAGTCGGTTCGCTGCTGTGCCTTTGGTGGGCCAAAAGCACCGCCGATGACGCCCAGCCTTGA
- a CDS encoding TIGR02450 family Trp-rich protein, protein MKGRRKIKYPHLVGSKWTAAAKIMGWRHFQVFAREDRKGLVFARLQSVCAVEVNFWVNAKTLKNRDLWEPGWTTLGEMAADPDGAARIQ, encoded by the coding sequence ATGAAAGGCCGACGCAAAATCAAGTATCCCCACCTAGTAGGCTCCAAGTGGACCGCCGCCGCCAAGATCATGGGATGGCGGCACTTTCAGGTTTTTGCCCGGGAGGACCGCAAGGGTCTGGTCTTTGCCCGCCTGCAATCGGTATGTGCAGTGGAGGTCAATTTTTGGGTAAACGCCAAAACCCTCAAAAACCGGGATCTGTGGGAACCCGGCTGGACCACCCTCGGCGAGATGGCTGCGGATCCCGACGGAGCGGCGCGAATTCAGTGA
- a CDS encoding HesB/IscA family protein codes for MINLTETALQEVRRLQKKSGNDRQFLRLGVVNAGCSGMSYTMKFDTESRVDDHLFDQDGVRVAVDAASLPYLGELTLDWSGDLMGGGFRFHNPSATHTCGCGSSFSTNPEAATAAH; via the coding sequence ATGATCAACCTCACCGAAACCGCCCTCCAAGAAGTCAGGCGCCTGCAGAAAAAAAGCGGCAACGACCGGCAGTTCTTGCGTCTGGGGGTGGTCAACGCCGGCTGCTCCGGCATGTCCTATACGATGAAGTTTGACACCGAAAGCCGGGTGGACGACCACCTGTTTGATCAGGACGGCGTGCGTGTGGCCGTTGATGCCGCAAGCCTGCCCTATCTTGGGGAGCTTACCCTCGACTGGTCCGGCGATCTGATGGGGGGCGGCTTCCGCTTCCACAACCCCAGTGCCACCCACACCTGCGGCTGCGGTTCCTCCTTCTCGACCAATCCCGAGGCGGCCACCGCCGCTCACTGA
- a CDS encoding S1C family serine protease, with amino-acid sequence MARILRLVSNSAFAGESVPLSQAGPPEDGELLDAYSNAVTRAAETVSRSVVNIDVRKSTRGRQGNQQTHGNGSGFLFTPDGYILTNSHVVHGAGALEVTLQDGRRMAATPVGDDPDSDLAVIRIDGANLYPVKLGDSQKVRVGQLAIAIGSPYGFQYTVTAGVVSALGRSLRSGSGRLIDNIVQTDAALNPGNSGGPLVNSRGEVIGVNSAVILPAQGICFAIAVNTAKFVAGQLINGGRVRRSFIGVGGQTVPLPRFVVRFHNLAVESGVLVVSVEADSPASRAGLREGDVIVELAGQAVSDIDALHRALSDKQVGVHSSLTVLRRNDKLSLEIVPAESTAKASQ; translated from the coding sequence ATGGCAAGGATTCTCAGGCTGGTCTCAAACAGTGCATTCGCAGGCGAATCGGTGCCTTTGTCACAAGCTGGCCCTCCCGAAGACGGGGAATTGCTGGACGCTTACTCAAACGCGGTGACCCGCGCCGCCGAGACCGTGAGCCGCTCGGTGGTTAATATCGACGTGCGCAAAAGCACACGGGGACGCCAGGGCAACCAGCAGACGCACGGCAACGGCTCAGGATTTTTGTTTACCCCCGACGGCTATATCCTGACCAACAGCCACGTCGTCCATGGGGCCGGCGCATTGGAGGTGACGCTGCAGGACGGTCGGCGGATGGCGGCAACCCCTGTGGGCGACGACCCCGACAGTGACCTCGCTGTCATCCGCATCGACGGGGCTAACCTCTACCCCGTCAAATTGGGCGACTCCCAGAAAGTGCGCGTCGGCCAGTTGGCCATCGCCATCGGCAGCCCCTACGGTTTTCAGTACACAGTGACCGCCGGGGTGGTCAGTGCCCTCGGCCGTTCGCTGCGCTCCGGCTCCGGGCGGCTCATCGACAACATTGTCCAGACCGACGCCGCCCTCAACCCGGGTAATTCCGGCGGACCGCTGGTCAACTCGCGCGGCGAGGTGATCGGGGTGAATTCGGCGGTTATCCTGCCGGCCCAGGGCATTTGCTTTGCAATCGCCGTCAACACCGCCAAATTCGTCGCAGGTCAGCTCATCAACGGCGGCCGGGTGCGCCGCAGCTTTATCGGCGTCGGCGGGCAGACCGTGCCGCTGCCGCGCTTCGTGGTGCGCTTTCACAATCTCGCAGTCGAAAGCGGCGTACTGGTGGTTTCCGTCGAGGCCGACAGCCCCGCTTCGCGCGCGGGCCTGCGCGAAGGGGATGTGATCGTCGAATTGGCTGGGCAAGCGGTCTCGGATATCGACGCTCTGCACCGCGCCCTGAGCGACAAGCAGGTGGGGGTGCACTCGTCGCTGACCGTCCTGCGGCGCAACGACAAGCTCAGCCTGGAGATTGTTCCGGCGGAGTCGACCGCAAAGGCTTCCCAGTAG
- the grxD gene encoding Grx4 family monothiol glutaredoxin — MSQSTHEKIDSLVKNNKVLIFMKGTPQFPQCGFSAASVQILSSLGHPFEAVNVLDDFEIRQGIKEYANWPTIPQVYVDGEFVGGCDILIEMHNRGELKPLVDQAFEGEGAKA, encoded by the coding sequence ATGTCCCAGTCAACACACGAAAAAATTGATTCCCTTGTCAAAAATAACAAAGTGCTGATCTTTATGAAGGGTACCCCCCAGTTTCCGCAGTGCGGTTTCTCCGCCGCCTCGGTGCAGATTCTCTCTTCGCTGGGTCACCCGTTTGAAGCGGTCAACGTGCTCGACGATTTTGAGATCCGCCAGGGCATCAAAGAGTACGCCAACTGGCCGACGATTCCCCAGGTGTACGTCGACGGCGAATTTGTCGGCGGCTGCGACATTTTGATCGAAATGCACAACCGCGGCGAATTGAAGCCCCTCGTCGATCAGGCTTTTGAGGGCGAAGGCGCCAAAGCCTAG
- the gloB gene encoding hydroxyacylglutathione hydrolase: MLVHRLNALKDNYVFVLEDAAAKTAAVVDPAEARPVLEALVRLKLKLVAIFNTHHHHDHVGGNRELLEAYPGIAVYASRRDRGRIPGQTVELEDGDTVTFAGERARVIFVPGHTHGHIAYHFPGAGHLFCGDTLFAGGCGRLFEGTARQMQHSLSRLRELPEQTQVWCAHEYTLGNLRFAQTLEPDNAELAERLRTVEVLRARKMATVPSTMAAERATNPFLRWESRQLQRAAGAIEPEEVFAQIRALKDRF; this comes from the coding sequence ATGCTGGTCCACCGCCTCAACGCCCTGAAGGACAACTATGTGTTCGTGCTGGAGGACGCAGCGGCCAAAACGGCGGCCGTCGTCGATCCCGCCGAGGCCCGGCCGGTGCTCGAGGCGCTCGTCCGCCTCAAGCTCAAGCTCGTCGCCATCTTCAATACCCACCACCACCACGACCACGTCGGCGGCAACCGCGAACTGCTCGAAGCCTACCCCGGCATCGCGGTCTACGCTTCGCGCCGGGACCGCGGCCGCATCCCCGGCCAGACCGTCGAGCTCGAAGACGGCGACACGGTCACCTTTGCCGGGGAGCGGGCACGGGTGATCTTTGTTCCCGGTCACACCCACGGCCATATCGCTTACCACTTCCCGGGTGCTGGGCACCTCTTTTGCGGAGATACGCTCTTTGCCGGGGGCTGCGGCCGTCTGTTCGAGGGCACCGCCCGGCAGATGCAGCACTCGCTGAGCCGCCTGCGCGAACTGCCTGAGCAAACCCAAGTCTGGTGCGCCCACGAGTACACCCTGGGCAACTTGCGCTTTGCGCAGACCCTCGAACCGGACAACGCCGAACTGGCGGAGCGGCTGCGCACCGTCGAAGTGCTTCGGGCTCGAAAAATGGCGACGGTTCCCTCGACCATGGCCGCAGAGCGGGCGACCAATCCTTTCTTGCGCTGGGAAAGCCGTCAATTACAACGGGCGGCGGGGGCGATTGAGCCGGAGGAGGTGTTTGCCCAGATCCGGGCTCTCAAGGACCGCTTTTAG